The following nucleotide sequence is from Pseudomonas sp. S09G 359.
TCTCCAGCTACTGGAGCCGTGCCGGCGGCGAAGGCTTGAACACCATCATGGTCGAAGAAGACCTGACCAAGACCAGCCTCAACCTCAGCGGTACGCCCTACAACATCTGGTACACCTGCCCACGGGACACCCGCAATACGTGTCTGTTGGACCCGTATGAAGACACCGTGGGCGGCAAGCCCGTACTGATGACCACCATTTCACTGCCGCTGATCGTGGACGGTAAAGTGATCGGCGTGGCCGGTGTCGATATCGCCCTCAACAGCCTGCAAGCCCTCACCGATGCAGCGCAAAAGGAATTGTTCGAGGGCGCCGCACACCTGGAAGTCATTTCCAGCACCGGCCTGATTGCCGCCTACAGCGGCGAGCCGGCAAAGGTAGGTAAAAACCTGATCGACACCCTCGGCGCCGAAGGCAAGGAAATCGTGCAACTGCTGGCCAGCGACAGCCACGTCAACCGCGAACAGGGCGATATCATCCGAGCGGTCTACGCGGTCAAGCCCATCGCTGATGCAAAACCCTGGGGCGTGGTGATCAAACTGCCCAAAACCGTGATGCTGGCCGATGCCACGAAGCTTCAAGGCGTGCTCGACACTGCCCAGGCCAGCGGCACGCTCAAGGCCCTGCTGGTCGGCGCTGCCGCCGGGCTGCTCGGCCTGCTGCTGATCTGGCTGACCGCCACCGGCGTGACCCGGCCGATCAACAGCGTGGCCGCCATGCTCAAGGACATCGCCAGCGGCGACGGCGACCTGACCCAACGCCTGGCCTACACCAAGAAAGACGAACTGGGCGAGTTGGTGAACTGGTTCAACCGCTTCCTCGACAAGCTGCAACCGACCATCGCGCAGATCAAGCAAAGCATCACCGAGGCGCGGGGCACGGCGGATCAGTCGTCGGCCATCGCGCGCCAGACCAGCGAAGGCATGCAGGTGCAGTTCCGCGAGATCGACCAGGTGGCCACCGCCTCCAACGAAATGAGCGCCACCGCCCACGATGTCGCCAATAGCGCCTCAAACGCCGCCAACGCGGCACGCGGGGCCGACCAGTCGGCGCGCGAAGGCATGTCGATCATCGAGCAGAGCACCCGCGACATCACCACCCTGGCCGAAGAAGTCAGCAAGGCCGTCGGCGAAGTCGAAGCCCTGGCGGTGAATAGCGAGCAGATCGGCTCAGTCCTGGAAGTGATTCGCAGCATTGCCGAGCAGACCAACCTGCTGGCACTCAATGCCGCGATCGAAGCGGCACGCGCCGGGGAAAGCGGGCGCGGTTTTGCGGTGGTGGCCGACGAAGTGCGCAACCTGGCCAAACGCACCCAGGATTCTGTGGAGGAAATCCGCCTGGTGATCGAGCGCATCCAGAGCGGTACACGCGGCGTGGTCGCCACCATGCATTCGAGCCAGAGCCAGGCCCAGAGCAATGCCGGGCAGATCCATCAGGCGGTGCAGGCCCTGGGCAAGATCAGCGATGCGGTGACGGTGATCAGCGACATGAACCTGCAAATCGCCAGCGCCGCCGAGCAGCAAAGCGCGGTGGCCGAAGAGGTCAACCGCAACGTCTCGGCGATCCGCACCGTGACCGAAACCCTCACCGGCCAGGCCACCGAGTCGGCGGCCATCAGCAGCCAACTCAATGCATTGGCCAGCCAGCAGATGAAGTTGATGGATCAGTTCAGGGTGTAAACAAACCTTGAGAACAATGAGGACCCAATGTGGGAGCGGGCTTGCTCGCGAATGGGGTGGGTCAGTCACCACATCCAGTGACTGTTAAACCGCATTCGCGAGCAAGCCCGCTCCCACATAAAGCAGAATCGTACTGGCTTAGACGCCAGGCCAGGCCTGCACAAACGCCGCCACATCTTCTTTCGCCGCAGTCCGCGGAGGGTTCTGCGGGGTGCCCAGGTAGAGGAAGCCAATCACTTCCTCATCCGCCGTCAGCCCCAGGCCTTTAGCCACGTGGGCCGAGTAGGACAATTCGCCGGTGCGCCACACTGCACCGATCCCCTGGGCGTAGGCCGCCAGCAGAATGCCGTGGGCGGCGCAGGCGGCTGCCAGCAACTGCTCGGACTTGGGCACCTTGAAATGCTCCTGCAGGCGCGCAATCACCACGACCACCAACGGCGCACGCAGGGGGCCGTTCTGGGCCTTGTCGATGGCAGCTTGCGGGGCGTCGGCATCTTGCAGGCGGGCGGCTTCGGCCAGCAGCGTGCCCATCTGCTCACGGGCGGCGCCTTCCACGGTGAGGAAACGCCAAGGGCGCAGTTGGCCGTGGTCGGGCGCGCGCATGGCAGCGGCGAACAGCACGTCGCGCTGCTCCTGGGTCGGTGCCGGCTCCAGCAGACGCGGCACGGAAACACGGTTGAGCAAAGCGTCGAGAGCCTGCATTGGCCACCTCCAGAAAAAAATGTGCGGTCATTCTAGCGGGAATGAATCGGGAAGCCACCAAACGATAATTGCTCTTATTCATTCCCCCCGGCCCTGTTAGACTTTGCGGCCTAATTTTCCGCCTTCGTTCAGGAAACTCGATGTTTCGTCCGTTTGTTCGCCTGTGCGCAGCCGTGCTGGCCTTGAGCCTGACTGCCTGCGACGACGCCCCCCGTTTCACCAAGGCAGAGCCGGGTGAATCACGGGCCGGTGGCGCGACGACGGTGAACAAGCGCGACCAGAACGCATTTTCCCTACCCTCGGCCAACTTGTCGCCCACGCGCCGCCTGGACTTCAGCGTCGGCAACAGCTTTTTTCGCAGCCCCTGGGTGATCGCGCCGTCGACCACCACCGCCCGTGATGGCCTGGGCCCGCTGTTCAACACCAACGCCTGCCAGAACTGCCATATCAAGGACGGCCGTGGCCACCCGCCGCTGCCCGACGCGCCCAATGCGGTGTCGATGCTGGTGCGGCTGTCGATTCCGGGCACACCGGCCTACGCCAGGCTCATCGAGCAAATTGGCGTAGTGCCCGAACCGGTCTACGGCGGCCAACTGCAAGACATGGCCGTGCCGGGCGTAGCGCCGGAAGGCAAAGTGCGGGTCGACTACACGCCGGTCAACGTGACGTTCAAGGACGGCACCGTGGTCGAATTACGCAAGCCGGACCTGCAGATCACCCAACTCGGCTACGGCCCGATGCATCCAGACACACTTTTTTCAGCGCGTGTCGCCCCGCCCATGATTGGCCTGGGCTTGCTCGAAGCCATCAGCGATGGCGATATCCTGCGCAACACCGCTGCGCAAACCGCTGACCCGGAAGCCATCGTAGGCCGGGCCAATTGGGTCTGGGATGATGCCCAACACAAAAGCGTACTCGGGCGGTTTGGCTGGAAAGCCGGGCAACCCAACCTCAATCAACAAAATGTTCACGCGTTCTCTGGTGATATGGGCCTCACCACGTCCCTGAGACCCTTTGATGACTGCACCGATGCGCAAGTCGCCTGCAAACAGGCACCTAACGGCGATGGCCCGGATGGCGAGCCGGAAGTCAGCGACAACATCCTGCGCCTGGTGCTGTTCTACACGCGTAACCTCGCCGTGCCGGCACGCCGTGGCGTCGACACGCCGCAGGTGCTGGCCGGGAAAAACCTGTTCTATCAGGCCGGTTGCCAGGGTTGTCACAAGCCGACATTCACGACGGCCGCCTCTGCCGCCGAGCCTGAGCTGGCCAACCAAGTGATCCGCCCCTACAGCGACCTGCTGTTGCACGACATGGGCCCAGGCCTGGCCGACAACCGCAGCGAATTCAAGGCCGGTGGCCGCGACTGGCGTACCGCGCCGTTGTGGGGCATCGGCCTGACACAAACCGTAAGTGGCCACACCCAGTTTTTGCATGACGGCCGCGCCCGCAACCTGCTGGAAGCCGTGTTATGGCACGGCGGTGAAGCACAAGCGGCGCAGCAGCATGTGTTGTCCTTTAATGCCGAACAACGCGCGGCGTTGCTGGCGTTCCTGAATTCTTTATAAGCTTCGCCCCAATTACAGAAGGGAGCTAAACATGTTCCGTCCCAAGTTGTTGTTCACCAGCCTGGCCGCCCTCGCCCTCGGCGCCTGCTCACCGCAAGACCCACAAGCCGTGACCTCGGCCGCGATCGCCAAACAGGTGATCCTGCCAACCTACAGCCGCTGGGTCGAAGCCGACCGCCAACTGGCCGTGAGCGCCCTGGCCTACTGCCAGGGCAAGGAAAGCCTGGACACCGCCCGTGCCGACTTCCTCCACGCACAAAAGGCTTGGGCCGAGTTGCAACCGCTGCTGATCGGCCCGCTGGCCGAGGGCAACCGTTCGTGGCAGGTGCAGTTCTGGCCGGACAAGAAAAACCTGGTGGGCCGCCAAGTCGAGCAACTTGTCGCCAGCCAGCCGCAGATCGACGGCGCCGCACTGGCCAAGTCCAGCGTCGTGGTGCAGGGCCTGTCGGCTTACGAATACATCCTCTACGACGCCAAGACCGACATCGCCGACGAGGCCCAGAAAGCCCGTTACTGCCCACTGCTGGTGGCCATCGGCGACCGTCAGAAAGCCCTGGCCGAGGAGATCCTGGCCAGCTGGAACAGCACCGACGGCATGCTCGCGCAGATGACCAAGTTTCCGAATCAGCGCTACGCCGATTCCCACGAAGCCATCGCCGACCTGCTGCGCGTGCAAGTCACCGCACTGGACACCTTGAAGAAAAAGCTCGGTACGCCAATGGGTCGCCAGACCAAGGGCATCCCGCAGCCGTTCCAGGCCGATGCATGGCGTAGCCAGTCGTCTCTGCAAAGCCTCGAAGCCAGCCTGGCGGCGGCGCAGACCGTGTGGGTTGGCGTCGACAACAAAGGCCTGCGTGGCCTGCTGCCATCTGACCAGAAGCCGCTGGCCGACAAAATCGATGCCGCCTATGCCGCGTCGCTGAAACTGTTCGCCAGCAACCAGCGTACCCTCAACGAACTGTTGAACGATGACGCTGGGCGCCAGCAACTCAACGATATCTACGACAGCCTCAACGTCGTCCACCGCCTGCACGAAGGTGAGCTGGCCAAGGCGCTGGGCATCCAACTCGGCTTCAACGCCAACGACGGTGACTGATGATGCTCAGGCGACAGGCTTTGGCGGTGGGGAGCGTGCTGCTCAGTGCACTCACACTGGGTGGCTGGACGCTGTTCAAAGGGAAAGATAAAGGCCCGCTGCTGCTGTCGGCACGCGATGATGCCGACGGCAAGCACTACGCCGTGGGCTTCCGCCTGGACGGCAAGCAGGTGTTTGCCACTCAGGTCGGCCACCGCTGCCACGACATCATCAACCACCCGACGCTGCCAATTGCACTGTTTGTCGCCCGTCGCCCGGGCACCGAGAGTTACCTGATCGACCTGCGTGATGGCGCGCTGCTGCAAACCATCACCTCCAATGCCAATCGCCACTTCTATGGTCACGCCGTGATCCATAAGAGCGGCGACTGGCTGTACGCCACCGAGAACGACACGTCCGACCCCGGCCGTGGCCTGCTCGGCGTGTACAAATTCGAAGGCGAGCGGCTGGTGCACAGTGGCGAGATTTCCACCCATGGCATTGGCCCGCACCAAGTGTCCTGGATGCCCGATGGCGAAACCCTGGTAGTGGCCAACGGCGGTATTCGCACCGAAGCCGAAAGCCGCGTGGAGATGAACCTCAACGCCATGGAGCCGAGCCTGGTGCTGATGCACCGTGACGGCACGCTGATCAGCAAGGAAACCCTGGGCCAGCAGATGAACAGCGTGCGCCATATGGGGATCGCCAGCGATGGCACGATCCTCACCGGGCAGCAGTTTATGGGCGCATCCCAGGAGCGTTCCGAACTGTTGGCGATCAAGCGCCCAGGGCAGCCGTTCGTGGCCTTTGCGGTGGCGGACGAGCAGTTGCAGGCGATGGGGCACTACACCGCCAGCGTCGCGGTGCACAGCGAATTGCGCCTGGTGGCGTTGACGGCACCGCGCGGCAACCGCTTTTTTATCTGGGACATGGACAGCGGCGAGCTGCGCCTGGATGGCCCGCTGCCCGACTGCGCCGGTGTCGGTGCGGTGGCGGACGGGTTTGTCGTGACCTCAGGCCAGGGCCGTTGCCGTTTCTACGATTGCCGCCAGAAACAGTTGGTGGCCAAACCGTTGGAATTGCCTTCCGGCTTCTGGGATAACCATCTGCATTTGATTTAACCGCAAAAAAAAGGGCCTCGCATCGCAAGGCCCTTTCAGGGTGATTTGATCATTTCAACTCTGCGGCCTCATCCCTTGAGACATCCCAAACATGAACAGCAGTAACTCATGATCGGGCTTGGCTGCCACGCTCGCCTTGGCGACGCGCGGCAAGGGGCATTGCGCACCGCCCTGCGTCGCACTGAGTACCTGTGTGCGAGGCTGTTCCCATGCGGCCAGGGCCAGGGCTGCAATGCCCAGCGCCCCCACCAGGAACACACCTCGTGCTATTTCTAGCTTCATTTGGTTAAACCCTTGATAGCGCTGCCAAACGCCGTCTCGTAAAAGTAGCTGAGTTTTTCCCAGTCAGTGCTGTTCCACGACGAATGGCGGCGCAGTTGCAGCATGTCATGGGACGCCGCCCGATAAGCGGTCAGGCGCTGGCGGCATTTCTCGAAATCCAGCAGCGCCACTTCAACATTGGCCGAGTCACCCTCGCCCGTCACCCGCACGAAAATATGCTTGATGTACAGGCAACCATGCTGCCAGCGGCCCCTGTGCATGCGCGCCAGGGTACCGGCCAATTCCTTGAGCACGCGCTCGTGTACCAACTCGCCATAGCGTTCACGCCCACCGGCGGCGTACCAGTTTTCAATTTCATCGAAGCCATCGAGGGCAGCGGTAACCAGCAATGCCTTCCATTGGTGCTCAGGGTCACGGCGCGCCTCACAAAACACCATTTCCGGCACCCGTACATCCAGCAAGCGCAGGCCCTTGAGGGCGTCACGCTCACGCAACACGGTGGGGCGCCCAAACGGGTGAAGCCAGCTGCGGTAGATATGCCCGGTCTGGCGCTTGCTGTAGAGCAAGCGGCCATTGTCGCTCATTACCCGCTGCACACCACTTTCACCGCCACGCCGACGATTGGGCTCTTCGACCCATTCGCCTTGCTGGCGCCAGAAGTAATCAAATCGTTCTTCGGGAGCTACGTGACTGCCTGCTACGCACTCAACTGCCATCCTGTTACCTCTTGCGCAATACATACACTCGCCACATGGCATAGAGCGGGATGAAGTCCAGCGATTCCTGAACGCGGAAACCGGCCTCCTCAAATTCTGCTTCAACAGTAGCAGCTGGTAACACAAATCTATTTTGGTAACCTTCCTGCTCACCTTTTTTGCGACGCTGGCCTTCCAGGCGCTTGCGCTTCCACGCCTTGAAGTTGCCATCAACCCAAAGCGAAAGAATCACGCTGTCGCGTGTAACACGCTGAAATTCCCGCAGTATCGTCATCCGGTGCGCCGGATCACCGATGTGGTGCAACAGACGCATACAGAAAATGCTGTCCACCGAGTTATCCGGCAGGTCGATATCAAAAGCAGATGTCTGCAAGGGCCGTACCCGTTTCACCACATCGGCGGGCTGGGCAGCGGTCGCCACCTTCAACATCGACGCAGAATTGTCGGCACCGATGATCACGCGGTTGGGTTTTTCAGCCAACAGCGGCCAGAAACGCCCGGCACCACACGGCAGGTCCAGCACCAGGCCGGGCTCACCGGCCATCGCCAGCGCACCTCGGGCCAATTGCTCGTCGCGTTTGTGGGACAGCCGGCGAGCCAGATTGTCCTGATGCTTGAGCAAATATTCGTGGGCGTGCTGATCGTCGTACTTTTCGGAAAATTCGAGCTTGATAGGGCCAGACATGACTGATCTCCAGTAACTGATGCCTACAACTCTAAGCACCGAACTGTGATCAACAGGTCAACCCGTTGTGAAAAACTTGTCCTGTCCAATCCCATACATTTCAAGACTTTACAGACACAAGCAATAGCATGGGGCCATCTTCGCCGAAGTACGGGGTACTTCGGCAGGATAGCGGCAGGCGAAGGGTCAAGTGTTGAGCGGGTTCAACTCGACATGAAAGCGGCAGCCATTGGGCTCCATGGTACTGAGGCTGACGCTCCAGCCCTGGTTCTCGCAGATGCGCTGGACCAGCGACAAGCCCAACCCCAGGCCTTCACCGCGCTTCTCGCTACCGCGTACGAACGGCTCGAACATCGCTTCGCGCTTGTCTTCGGGAATACCCACCCCCGAGTCCTCCACCACAAAGCCGCTCGGCTGCAAGCTCAAGCGGATAAAGCCGTGCTCGGTGTAATGCAGGGCGTTGCGCAACAGGTTACCCATCACGGCATGCAGGAAGGTGGTGTTGTAGCGCGTGTCCAGGGGGTTGCCCGGGTCGTAGATCAGTTGCAGGCCCTTATGCTCGATAGGCTCGCGCCAGATGCCGAGTAAATCGTCAGCCACCTGGGTAAGGGTCACCTGGGGCGACATGGCCGCTTCGTCGTGTTGGGCACGGGCCAGCATCAGGAAGGTCTGCACCAGCTCGCGCATCTCTTCACAGGCCCGGGCAATGCGCTGCACCTGGTTACGCCCACGCTGATCGATGGCCGGGTTTTCCAGCAGCAGTTCGCAGGAGCTGGCCAGCACCATCAAGGGTGTGCGCAATTCATGGCTCACATCGCTTGTAAACAATTGCTCGCGGGATAAGGCTTGGCGCAAACGCCCCAACGTGGCGTCGAACGCCACGGCCAGCTCACCCACTTCATCGGCCGCGTAGTCCGGCGCCAGAGGCGGGGCCAGGCCCAGCAACTGGTCGCGGTGACGCACCTGGCGCGCCAGGCGCACCACCGGCGCCATCACTTTGCGGGCCAGTACCCAGCCAAGGAATACCGCCAGCGCCAGGCTGAGCACAAAGCCCACCAGCACCACGGCAAACAGCACGCGCTCGCGCTCTTCGAAATCGCTTTGATCCTGCAGCAGCACATAGCGCCGACCGTCGACCACTTCGACCATGGCGTGGTACGACAAGGCCTCGCGAAACACTTCGTGGAAACCCGGTTCCAGGTGCCGCAGGTCCTTGGGCAACTCGAAGTCGCCGGGGCCACCGCTGAAATAAAACAGTTGGTCCGGCTCGGGGCGGTGCCGCCAGTCTTCGACCGTGTCCATCAGCAGCAGGCGTTGCAAGTCACCGCCCAGGCCTGCCGAGATCAACTTCTCTTCCACCAGGTGCACGGTCGCGACGATGCCCATGGCGAAGGCGCCCGCCACCAGCGCACTCATCAAGGCAAAGGCGATGATGATCCGTTGGGCAAGGCTTTGCTTAAACTCCATCTCGGCCCTCGGCCAAGCGATAACCGACGCCGTGCACCGTTTGCAGCAGCGGCTTGGCGAAGGGTTTATCGATCACTTGGCGCAGCTGGTGCACGTGGCTGCGCAGGCTGTCGCTGTCGGGGCAGTCGTCGCCCCACAGGGCCTCTTCGAGGATTTCCCGACGCAGCACGTGGGGGCTCTTCTGCATCAGCACCGCCAGCAGCTTCAGGCCGACCGGGTTGAGCTTGAGCAGGCGCCCTTCGCGGGTCACTTCGAGGGTATCGAGGTCGTAGCTCAGGTCGCCCACTTGCAGCGCACGGCGGCCCCCACCCTGGGCGCGGCGCAGCACGGCTTCGATACGTGCAGCCAATTCCGACAGGGCAAAGGGTTTGAGCAGGTAATCATCGGCGCCGGACTTGAAGCCCTGCAGCCGATCGTCCAATTGGTCGCGGGCGGTGAGCATGATCACTGGCGTATCGCGGCGCGCGTCTTCGCGCAGGCGTTTGCACAGGGTGTAGCCATCGATGCCGGGCAGCATGATGTCGAGCACGATCAAGTCGTAATGTTCGGTGGCGGCCAGGTGCAGGCCCGACAGACCATCCTGCGCACAGTCCACTGTGTAGCCTTTGAGCCCCAGGTAATCGGCCAGGTTGGCCAGAATATCGCGGTTGTCTTCAACCAATAAAATTCGCATGGGCAGTGTCTCCGTACGCGGTAACGGCCGTGTTGGCTCGCGCAGCTTAAGGCCAAGTGTGGCCCACGACTAGGGCGGCGGAGTGACTCTATAGGTATTTTCAACCTATTGATGCGCTTCACGAGTTTTTCACTATCGCTTCACCCGCTCGCTACAGAAAGGCTGCCACACTGATGCAGCGTCACGCCCGGTAAAACACCCAGGCATTAAAAAACCCCGCCTGCATCACTGCAGGCGGGGTTTTTTCAGGAGCCGGGTAAGGCTGGCTTACATCATGCCGCCCATGCCACCCATGCCGCCCATGTCTGGCATACCGCCGCCAGCGCCGCCATCTTTCTTCGGTGCATCAGCGATCGCCGCTTCGGTGGTCAGGATCAGGCCGCCGATGGAGGATGCTGCTTGCAGCGCCGAACGAGTCACCTTGGTAGGGTCCAGGATGCCCATTTCGATCATGTCGCCGTACTCGCCAGTCGCGGCGTTGTAACCGAAGTTACCTTTGCCGTTCTTGACTTCGTTGACCACAACGCTTGGCTCGTCGCCGGAGTTGGCAGCGATCTGACGCAGCGGCGCTTCAACAGCGCGACGCAGCACAGCGATACCAACGTCTTGATCGGCGTTGTCGCCTTTCAGGCCGGTGATGGCTTCCAGAGCGCGGATCAGCGCTACGCCACCGCCAGGTACCACGCCTTCTTCAACGGCTGCACGGGTTGCGTGCAGGGCGTCTTCAACGCGGGCTTTCTTCTCTTTCATTTCTACTTCGGAACCAGCGCCAACCTTGATCACTGCAACGCCGCCGGACAGCTTGGCCAGACGCTCTTGCAGTTTTTCACGGTCGTAGTCGGACGAAGTCTCGGCAACCTGGGCACGGATCTGAGCGATGCGCGCCTGGATGTCCTGCTCTACGCCAGCACCGTCAACGATGATGGTGTTTTCTTTGGAGATGGTCACGCGCTTGGCGCTACCCAGGTTTTCCAGGGTGGCGCTTTCCAGGCTCAGGCCGATCTCTTCGGAGATAACGGTACCGCCGGTCAGAACGGCGATGTCCTGCAGCATGGCCTTGCGACGGTCGCCGAAGCCTGGAGCCTTGACGGCTGCGACTTTAACGATGCCACGCATGTTGTTCACAACCAGAGTCGCCAGGGCTTCGCCTTCAACGTCTTCGGAAACGATCAGCAGTGGGCGGCCGGCTTTGGCAACGGCTTCCAGCACTGGCAGCATTTCGCGGATGTTCGAGATCTTTTTGTCGACCAGCAGGATCAGCGGGCTGTCCAGCTCGGCAACCATGGTCTCAGGCTTGTTGACGAAGTACGGGGACAGGTAGCCACGGTCGAACTGCATGCCTTCTACAACCGACAGTTCGTTTTCCAGGCCAGTGCCTTCTTCAACGGTGATCACGCCTTCTTTACCGACTTTTTCCATGGCTTCGGCAATGATGTCGCCGATGGAGTTGTCGGAGTTGGCAGAGATAGTACCTACCTGAGCGATAGCCTTGGTGTCAGCGCATGGCTTGGACAGGTTTTTCAGCTCTTTGACAATGGCGATGGTCGCCTTGTCGATGCCGCGCTTCAGGTCCATCGGGTTCATGCCGGCAGCGACGGCTTTCAGGCCTTCGTTGACGATCGATTGAGCCAGAACGGTAGCGGTGGTGGTGCCGTCGCCTGCGTCATCGTTGGCACGGGAGGCAACGTCTTTGACCAGCTGCGCGCCCATGTTCTCGAAACGGTCTTCCAGTTCGATTTCTTTTGCTACGGAAACGCCGTCCTTGGTGATGGTCGGAGCGCCGAAGCTCTTCTCGATGATCACGTTACGGCCTTTCGGGCCCAGGGTCGCTTTTACTGCGTCAGCCAGGACGTTGACACCGGTGAGCATTTTCTTGCGGGCGGAATCGCCGAATTTAACTTCTTTAGCAGCCATGATCGATATTCCTTAAATACTTTGTAGTAACGGGAAAATGAGCGGGGAAATCAGCCTTCCAGTACAGCGAGAATCTCGTTCTCAGCCATGACCAGCAGGTCTTCGCCGTCGACTTTCACAGTGTTGCTGCCGGAGTAAGGACCGAATACAACCTTGTCACCGACTTTAACGGCCAGCGCACGCACTTCACCGTTTTCCAGAGTCTTGCCTGGGCCTGCAGCGACGATCACACCGTGGTTGGCTTTTTCAGCAGCCGAACCTGGCAGAACGATACCGCCAGCGGTTTTCTTTTCTTCTTCGCTGCGACGGATAACGACGCGGTCGTGCAGAGGACGAAGCTTGCTCATTGTCGATCTCTCCTAATTGTGTTTTTCATCGGCCGGTGTCTGTACCGGCAGGTTTAATCCGGCGGTGCCGGTCGCGGTTCGCTGAGCAAACCGCGGAAGTCTGTCTGGTGTCGCCACCAGAAACCTTGCGGTGACCGTTACATAAGGGCGCATAAGCTTATTACAAGGGGCCGGGGATGAATTTTTTTGCAACTGGCGGCCCTTAAAAGCAACACGGCACCCGAAGGTGCCGTGAGGGCGGAGCGGTTATTTGCTGTCGCGGTGCTCGAACTCGCCTTCAATCACATCACCTTCACGCCCCAGCGGTTGGCGCGGAGCCGGGCCGCCACGGGGTTGCAGGTCATCGGCAAACGCGCGTTGGCGCATTGCCGCGTCTTCGGCGCGCTGGCGCATCTTGCCGGCCAGCAGCTTGCGGGTGACCGGCAGCAACATCACCAAACCAACCACATCGCTGATAAAGCCCGGCAGGATCAACAGGCCACCGGCCAAAGCCATCATCAGGCCTTCAAGCATGGTCTGGGCCGGCAGTTCGCCGCGGTTCAAGCTTTCACGCGCACGCAGCGCCGTGGCCAGGCCGGCGACACGCAGCACCAGAACGCCGAGCATCGAGCCGAGAATGATCAGCAACAGGGCCGGGAAAAACCCGATGGCGCTGCTGACTTGAACGAATACGA
It contains:
- a CDS encoding HAMP domain-containing sensor histidine kinase, giving the protein MEFKQSLAQRIIIAFALMSALVAGAFAMGIVATVHLVEEKLISAGLGGDLQRLLLMDTVEDWRHRPEPDQLFYFSGGPGDFELPKDLRHLEPGFHEVFREALSYHAMVEVVDGRRYVLLQDQSDFEERERVLFAVVLVGFVLSLALAVFLGWVLARKVMAPVVRLARQVRHRDQLLGLAPPLAPDYAADEVGELAVAFDATLGRLRQALSREQLFTSDVSHELRTPLMVLASSCELLLENPAIDQRGRNQVQRIARACEEMRELVQTFLMLARAQHDEAAMSPQVTLTQVADDLLGIWREPIEHKGLQLIYDPGNPLDTRYNTTFLHAVMGNLLRNALHYTEHGFIRLSLQPSGFVVEDSGVGIPEDKREAMFEPFVRGSEKRGEGLGLGLSLVQRICENQGWSVSLSTMEPNGCRFHVELNPLNT
- the colR gene encoding two-component system response regulator ColR, translated to MRILLVEDNRDILANLADYLGLKGYTVDCAQDGLSGLHLAATEHYDLIVLDIMLPGIDGYTLCKRLREDARRDTPVIMLTARDQLDDRLQGFKSGADDYLLKPFALSELAARIEAVLRRAQGGGRRALQVGDLSYDLDTLEVTREGRLLKLNPVGLKLLAVLMQKSPHVLRREILEEALWGDDCPDSDSLRSHVHQLRQVIDKPFAKPLLQTVHGVGYRLAEGRDGV
- the groL gene encoding chaperonin GroEL (60 kDa chaperone family; promotes refolding of misfolded polypeptides especially under stressful conditions; forms two stacked rings of heptamers to form a barrel-shaped 14mer; ends can be capped by GroES; misfolded proteins enter the barrel where they are refolded when GroES binds), which encodes MAAKEVKFGDSARKKMLTGVNVLADAVKATLGPKGRNVIIEKSFGAPTITKDGVSVAKEIELEDRFENMGAQLVKDVASRANDDAGDGTTTATVLAQSIVNEGLKAVAAGMNPMDLKRGIDKATIAIVKELKNLSKPCADTKAIAQVGTISANSDNSIGDIIAEAMEKVGKEGVITVEEGTGLENELSVVEGMQFDRGYLSPYFVNKPETMVAELDSPLILLVDKKISNIREMLPVLEAVAKAGRPLLIVSEDVEGEALATLVVNNMRGIVKVAAVKAPGFGDRRKAMLQDIAVLTGGTVISEEIGLSLESATLENLGSAKRVTISKENTIIVDGAGVEQDIQARIAQIRAQVAETSSDYDREKLQERLAKLSGGVAVIKVGAGSEVEMKEKKARVEDALHATRAAVEEGVVPGGGVALIRALEAITGLKGDNADQDVGIAVLRRAVEAPLRQIAANSGDEPSVVVNEVKNGKGNFGYNAATGEYGDMIEMGILDPTKVTRSALQAASSIGGLILTTEAAIADAPKKDGGAGGGMPDMGGMGGMGGMM
- the groES gene encoding co-chaperone GroES — encoded protein: MSKLRPLHDRVVIRRSEEEKKTAGGIVLPGSAAEKANHGVIVAAGPGKTLENGEVRALAVKVGDKVVFGPYSGSNTVKVDGEDLLVMAENEILAVLEG
- a CDS encoding FxsA family protein — translated: MRPFLLLFLLFPVLELFVFVQVSSAIGFFPALLLIILGSMLGVLVLRVAGLATALRARESLNRGELPAQTMLEGLMMALAGGLLILPGFISDVVGLVMLLPVTRKLLAGKMRQRAEDAAMRQRAFADDLQPRGGPAPRQPLGREGDVIEGEFEHRDSK